Part of the Streptomyces europaeiscabiei genome is shown below.
GGCCGTCGGGCGGAGTGAGGGTGAAGACGCCGTCGGTCATGGTCACCTTGACGTCGGGGACGACACCGGAATCCCCCTTGAGGACCCAGTTGACGGTCGGCCCGGGCTCCATGGTGATCCACTGGCCCGTGGGCCGCCCCAGGTTGTCCAGCAGCCGCAGTTCACCGGTGGGCAGGGTGGCCCCCGGGCCGTCGATGCGGGCCATCATCACCGTGACGTCCCGGCGGACCGTGTCCAGGTTCATCCCCAGCCGGTCGAACGCGATCCTGGACCGGTTGAAGTCGAGTTGCGCGGACTTCAGATCCAGCTGGGCCTTGGCGCGGCTCAGCGGCGGTACGTCGGTCAGCCCGTCGAGTTCACCGAGTCCGCGTCCGGCGGTGTCCAGCTGGAGCTGGGTGGCCTGGGTGCGCACCCAGGCCTGGAAGCGTTCCGTGGCGAGCTTGCCGGTGGCCCCGCCGGTGACGATGTCCCGCAGGGTCAGCGGCGTGAACGTGGTGCTCCCGGTGACCGGGGTGGTCAGGTCCGTGCGGACCTGTCCCAGGCCGAGCAGTTCCCGTGCGTCGCGGGAGCCGTCGGTGGTGTCGGGGATCAGCCTGGTGAGGTCGTCGAGCCTGATCCCCAGCTCGTCCATGCGGTTGCCGCCGGTCACCGAGTTCCAGGTCGGGACACGGGGGTCGGCCGGTCCGAGGACATCTACCTTCACCCCGTCCTTCAACCGCACCCGGACGTCCACCGGATCGGTCGTCCCGACCCGCAGGACGACCCCGTCCGGAGTGACGTTCACCAGGTCGATCTCGCCGTCAAGGATCTTGCTCACCTGGAACTCGGTCAGACCGCCGAGTTTGCCGTCGAGGCTCAGCTCCGCCAGCTCCGACAGCTCGTCGAGGGGCTTGAGCAGCCCGGCCCCGGTGCGCTCCACGCCCGTCAGTTCGTCGAGGTCCCGCAGCTGGTCGACCGTGGTGCGTGGGGGCAGCAGGGTGGTGGGGGAGCCGGGGGTGAGGCCGCCGCCGAACTCGTCCACCTGGTCGAACAGGGTGAGCGTGGTGCGCAACCGAGGGGACATCAGGTCGTCGCCCACCCGGCCCGTCACGGGGTTCAGCACGCCGAGCCGCTGTCCGCCCGGGACCGTGCCGACCGGCAGCCCCATCGTGTCGAGGGTGTCCAGGGCGTTGAGCCGGACGCCCATGTCGTCGAGGCCCGCCGGCATACGGGGGGTACCCGGGCCGGTCAGGGAGCCGAATCCGGGGGTACGGGGTGTCGTCACGGGCGTCACCGAGATCTCGGCCAGCTCGTCGAGGGTGGTGTTGAACTCCGGGGTCCCGGGCACGACGAGCCGGTCGGTGTCCGTGCCGGTCACCGGGCGCAGACTGCCGCCGCGGTCAAGGTTGCGGCCCGTCAGGTTCGTGAGGTCCGCGGCCAGGGAGCCCGTTCTGCCGAGCGGCCGCAAGGCCCTCGGGGTGAAGTGCAGGCCGCGGTCGATGAACCCCATGCGGGCGGCGCCCCGGTAGCCGAACCGGGCGATCTCGGAGTACCTCATGGGCAGGAGGGCCGTCATCGAGAGCCGGCCCAGGCTCATGATCGTGAAGACGCCGAGCCGTCCGGCCGTGTTGCCACCGACGAACGCGGTCGACTCGACGAAGTCGCGGGTCAGCGCGGACCAGCCCTGCCGCCAGCTGTTCCGGGCGAACCCGCCCATGAGGCGCAGGGCCGACCCGAGCATCGCGGGCGTCCGGGACAGGACCCGGGGCAGCGCCATGAACCCGCTCGCGGCCCGGCTGCCGAGCCCGCCCCCGAACCGCACGAGGCCCTGTCCGGCCAGCGACAGCAGTCGGCCGGGGGAGGAGAACAGCATCCTGCCGCCCCGGAACAGCAGCCGCCCGCTCGCGGAGAGGGCGCCGCTGAGGGCCTTCGCGCCCGACGAGGCCATGCGGGCCAGCCCGCTGAGGGTGGTGAGCCCCTTCGTCGACGGGAACAGGATGCCGAGGAAGGCGAGGCCCAGGCTGAGGGCGTTGCCGTTGCCCGTGGCGTAGTCGACGAGGGCCTTGGCGAAGAGCACCGCGCCCAGCCCGAAGGCCACCAGGCCCAGCGGGCCGCCGATCACGACCGCGATGAGGGTGATGACCAGCGCGACGATCTCCAGGACCTTGAAGAACGTCGACACGAACCGCTTCCAGAAGCTCTTCTTCGGCTTCTTCACGGGCCGCGACACCAGCCGGGCCGCCTCGCGCAGGGTGTCCTCCAGGATCTTCGCCTCGGCCTGGACGTTGTCGATCTCGGCGTCCACCTCGCCCCGGGCGCGGGTCATCTCCGGATCGTTCTCGGCGAGCGGCTGGCCGCCGACCCGTTCCAGGGCGGCGACGGTGTCCGCCGCGTTCTCGGCCCGGTCCTGGGAGTCCCCGAGGGCGCGCGCGTAGCGTGCGGTGGCGTCGGCCGCCATGTCGAACGAGCGGTTGATGTTCGCCATGAACGTCTTGAGCTCGTCCTTGACGTACGTGCGCAGCGCGTCCGCGGTCCGCCCCTCGAAGCCTCCGTCCTCGGCCTTGGCCAGCAGGGCGTCGAGGCCGCCGCCGACCCGCCCGGAGAGATCGCTGAGGCCGCGCAGCTCCTTGGTGATGTTGTCGACGACGCCCGGATTCCCCGTCACCGGATTGCCGGTGAATCCGACTCTGCTCCACTCGTCGGAGGTGGCCAAGGAGTCCTCCAGGCGGTCCGGGACTTGGGGTACCGAAAGCAGACGTACCGAGGTGGCCCCGGAGTTCAAGAAAGTGGCGCACGCCACAGTTTTCGCCGGTCAGCGCGGTGCGGACGAAATCTTTATGAACCATCCGGACCCAAGTCCTCGTCTACAGGGCGGCTCGACACACCGACACGACCGCTCACGGCCGCTTCGAGGAAAGGACGAACAGACATGGTGCGCGTCTCCTACGACTACGACCTGATGACCGTCCTCGCACGCCATCTGTGGCACCTCCGCGACGAACTCGACGCCACCTCGCACACGGACAAGACGTTCGCCGCGGGGGACATCGGCCCGCGCCGGGAGACGGCCGAGGCGCTGGAGGACTTCTACGGCGCCTGGAAGAAGTCGTTCGGTGAGGGCTGGCAGGCCATGACGGACCTCGGCAACCTCCTCGACAGGGCGGGCAAGGCCTTCTACGACCAGGACGCCTCCCACGCCGCCGGCGCCGCCCAGCAGGTGACCGCCCAGGTCCGCGACGAGGCCAACCGGCACAACGAGATACGCAAGCAGCAGCTGAACGGCAAGCTCCGCGCGCAGGAGGCCACAAGGCTGGAAGCCCGCTACAAGACCCAGCAGGCGCGCCTGAAGAAGGAACAGGACGCGCTGGTCGAGAAGCGGAAGAAGATCGACGAACAGACCGCGGCCCAGCAGAAGCGGCAGGAAAGGCTGAACAAGGAGCAGGAGGAGCTCGCCGAGAAGCGGGAGCCCTTGCTGAAGGAGCAGGACGAACTCCAGGCCAGGCAGCAGCAGCTGTGGCAGGAGGAGAAGGACCTCCTCGGACAGCGCGAGGAGAAGCTCCAGGCCAGGCGGGACGAGCTGCAGAAGGACTACGAGGCCCTCCGCAAGGAGCAGGAGCCCCTGATCAGGCAGCAGGAGGAACTCCAGCGCAAGCAGCAGCAGCTCTGGGAGGACGAGAAGGCCCTTCGTGCCGAACAGGACGTGGCCCTGGAGAAGAAGACCACCGCCCTGGAGCAGGAGCAGAAGGCCTACGACGGCAAGCAGGACGCCCTCCAGGCGAAGCAGGAAGCCCTCTGGGCGGAACGGGAGACCCTGCTGAGCGGCGGGAAGGCCACCCAGGCGGACCTCGACGCCTGGCAGCGCAGGCAGGACGCCCTGGACAAGGAGCGGGACGGCCTGTGGGAGTCCGAGGGCAAGGGGCTTTCCGCGCGGTGGGACGCGCTGGAGCGGGAACAGCGCGACCAGGAGAAGGCGTTCGCCCCGTTCCGTGAGCGACAGAAGGAACTCGACGACGAGCGTGACGCGCTGAGCCGCGCCCAGGAGCCCCTCTCCGAGCGGCAGGACGGACTCCAGGCCAGGCAGAAGGACCTCTGGGCCCTGGAGAAGTCCACTCAGCAGGAGGTCCAGGACGCTCTGAAGGCCGAGCGGGACGACCTGGAGGCCGATCGCGCCGACCTCCAGACCCGACTGGACCCCTTGGACCAGGAGTCGAACGACCTTCAGGCCCGTCAGAAGGAGCTGTGGGACGACCAGTCGGAGACCGACAAGGAGCAGACCGCGCTCACCGAGGAGGAGAAGCCCGCCCAGCAACGGCAGCAGGACCTCCAGGACAGTTTCGGCGAGGAGTACGACAAGCTGCGCGACTGGGACCCCGACAAGGACGCCGACGTCGGCCGGCTCAGGGGCATGCGCGGTCAGCTGGACGATCTGCCCGACGAGGCCTTCGTCCCCAAGGGCTACACGATCGAGGACGGCAACAGCACCACCACCGTGTCGTACCGGCTCGACGAGAACGGTGAGATCAAGGTCGACGGGAACGGCGAACCCGTCGAGACGACCACCACCGTCACCAACAAGAACACGGGCCTGACGTACTCCGAGACGTACCACCCGCTGTCCGGGGACGGTGACTCCGTGACCACGATCCGCAGCTCCGACGGCTCCGTCACCAAGGTCTACATGGACTCCGATCCCGAGGGCACGCCCGATGGATGGATGAAGCGCTACGTCACCGACGGGACCGGCCGGGACACCCTCCAGATCTGGACCAAGCGGCCGGACGGTGACTGGGAGCTGACCATGGACAAGGAGGAGTACCTCAACTCCGAGGCCGGCAAGGAGGACCCCCAGCAGCGGCTGGACCGGCCCCCCGCGTATCTCACGGTGGAGAACCCGCTGGTCGACTCCGGCGGCCGTCCGTCCGGCTCCACCGCCCCGGGGACGACGACCACGGTGCAGGAGGGCGTCACCCGGACCGACTACACCGGCGCGGACGGCTCCGTCACCAGGGTCGTCACCAACGAGAACACCGGGACCCGCTTCGTCGCCGACGCGAGCAACGAGGTCCAGGAGATCTGGCAGCGGGCCGATGACGGGACCTGGTACCTGAGGGAGTCCGTCACCCAGCACGAACGCAGCAGCGCCGAACCACCCCTCGGCACACTCGGCGAGAACTGGCGCTGACCCGCGCGGAGCGCCCCGGCGCCCGCCCCAAGCTCCCTGCGCGCGCCCCCTGCGCCGCCGGGTCCGTCACAACAGAACGAGGTGCACCATGCCGAAGAACGTCATCGACGACGAGGAAATCGAGAGCACTGCCAAGAAGCTCGACTCCGCCGTCAGCGACACACTGGTCCCCCAGCTGTCCTCGCTCCAGGCCGACGTCGAGAACCTCCTCCAGGGAGGCCTGCTGCTGACGGCCACCAGCCCGAAGATGCAGACGTCCTACGCGAACTTCAACAAGTCGCTGACCGAGGCTGTGAACAACATCACGCAGTTCTCCAAGCAGTTCCGGGACATCTGCAACGCCGTGAACAACCTGGACTCGCAGATCGCCGGCGGCATCCCCAGCTGATCCGGGTCCCCCCGAACCGGGACGCCGCCCCGGAATCCCCCTCCGTCGGCGTCCCTTCCGCAGGGGTGCCGGTCCATCCCCCCGGACCGGCACCCCTGTTCGGTTTTTCGGACAACTCATCGGTAACCTCAGGTTCCTCTCAGGAACCCTTGAAAGCTACCGAACCACTCATAGACTCCACCTTGCGGAACCTCACGTTCCACCCACGAACCGTGAGGTCACCCCGGGTACCCGCGCTCAGCCCCGCTCAGCCCTGCCCAGCCAACGCCGCAGTCGCGGCGCCCGACCGGACCGGCACAGAAGACGCACGCCGGCCCTGGGGGAATCTATGAGAACGTCCATACCCGGTCCCGTCGCGACGGGCGGTGCTCCCGCCTCGGGCGAAGCACCGCCCGCAGGCGACGGCTCCATCCGCAGGCTCTACGAAGAGCACCACGGCCCGCTGCTGCGCTATGTCTCCGGACTGATCCGCGGTGACCGCCAGCGCGCCGAGGACTTCGTCCAGGAGACCCTGGTCCGCGCCTGGCAGAGCACCGCGAGCCAGCCGCCGGACTGGTCGCCCTCCCGGGCCTGGCTGATGCGGGTGGCGCACAACCTGGTGATCGACTGGGCCCGGCGCGAGCGGCCGCACCACCAGGTCGCCCACGAACACACCCTGGAGCACCACGCCGAGACCGTGGACCCGATGAGCCAGGCCGTCCAGCGCCGCTTCCTGGTCCACGCCCTCTCCCGGCTCTCGCACCCCCACCGCGAGGTGCTCTTCTACGTCTACGTCCTCGGCTGCACCGGCACCGACGCCGCCGACGCCCTGGGCATACCCCCGGGCACGGTGAAGTCCCGCACCCATCACGCGATACGGGAGCTGCGCCGTCGGCACCCGGAACACACGCTGGCGGCGGCATGACCACGCCCGCCCTGCCGAGCCCCGGCCCGGCCGTGTCCCACCCGGTCGCCCACGACCCGGTGTCCGGTCCGGTCCTCGCGTTGGGAAAGCCCGGCGACTCGCTGCTCACCTTTCTCATCGTGGCCGCGGTCGTCCTGCTGCTGCTCGTCCTGCTGCTCCGGCACCTGGTGCGCAGACAGGGCGGCCTGCGGCGCTTCCGGCGTCGCGTCGGCCGTGAACTGACCCTGACCCGGCAGGCTTTCGGCGAACCGCTGCGCGGCTACCGGCGCCACCGGAGGGGCGTACGGGCCCTGTCCCGTCACCTGTCCGACCCCCGAGGCGCCCTGCTCGTACGACGGCTGCTGGACGCGGCCGCGACGGCTCTGGCCGACGCGCCCGGGGCGGTCCCCCACGCCGTGCGCACGCAACCCGGGCTCGCGGCCGTACAGATCGCCGCCCGTCCGCTGCCCGAACCACCCGTCCCCTGGGAGTGGTCGGACGAGCCCGGCCCGCAGCGCTGGGAGCTTCTCCTCGCGGAGGCGGACGGGCTGCCGCAGGGCCGCCCGCGCACCGGTGCGCGGATCCGTCCGCTGCCCGCCGCCCTCGGCATGGCGGACGACGCCTGCGTCCACCTCGATCTGGCCGCCGGACCACGGCTGATCACCGTCGAGGGCGACACCGCCGCCCGGGGCCGGCTGCTCCAGGCGCTGGCCGCGCAGCTGGACCGGCCCGGCAGCGGAGCCTCGGTCACCGTCACGGACGGGGTCCATCCCCAGTACCGGGGACAGCGGCTCGACGCCGTACTGCGCGACCTGGAGGAGGCGGCCGAGGAACCCCGGGAGACCGAGGTCGCCGGTGAGTTCGACGAGTCCGCTCGCGCCACCACGACCGTGGTCGTCTGCGCCGCCCCCGGCCCGGAACAGGCGCGGCGGCTGGGCGCCCTCGCGGCCTCGGGTGCCGCCGTCTGCCTGATCGACGGCCGGGTGGCGGGGCACAGCTGGGCCCTGCGGGTCGACGGTCGCGGCCGGGTGGTCGCGCCCGAGCTGGGGCTGGACGCGGACTCGGCCCCGCTGGGCGGAGCCGTCGCAGCCGCCGTCCGGGCGGACCACCGCCGACTGCGTCGCGAGTCCGCCCCGCGCCGGGGCGCACCCACGCCGCCTCGGCCCCACAGCCGGGAGCCGCAGGAGCCCGAGGAAATCCGGCGGGTCGAGGTGACCCCGGCATTCGAGGAGGCCGAGATCCTCCAGGAGGAGTCACCGGGGCCGACCCTCCCGACCCCGGCCCCGCCACGGACCACCACCGGATCCGACCTGCTCGCCGAACCGGCCACCGCCCGGGACCGCACCGCCGCCGCCTCCTCCGGCGCCCGAGAGGACTGACGTCCTCGCCCGAGAGGACCGACGCCCGACGGCGGGGCCCGAGCGCCCACGACAGGCCCCGGCCCGTGACGCCCCACCCGGCCCGTCACGCCGTACCCGAACCGCCCACCCCCGAGCACCCCCAAGGGGAGCAGTGAAACTCCTCATCACCACGGTCGCCGAAGGCGACGCCACCGGCCGTCAGGACGTGCTGCTGAGCGCGTCCGGAAGCACCCCCGTCGAGGAGGTCGCCGCCCATCTGGCCCGGCTGCGAGCCGGTGACACCGACGGGACCGGGACCTCGCCCGCCGCACCGGGACCCGCCCCGGCCTGCTACCTGGGCGACGAGCACCTCGCCCCGGGCACCCCGCTGGCCGCCACCCGTCTGATGGACGGCAGCGTCGTCGCCCTCGGCGCCCCACAGCCGCCCCCGGCCACCGCCTACGGCCCCGAACGCGACGCCATGCCGCAGCCGCACCGGGCGGACCACTCACCGGTGGTCGAACTCCAGGTGGTGGGCGGCCCGGACGCCGGACGGGTCCACCCGCTCGACCTCGGCACGCACGGCATCGGCCCGCTGGCGGACGCGGCCGTGCCGCTCGACGGGCGGGGCATGCCGGGCGAGGGCGTCCGGGTGACCGTACGCCCGGACGGTTCGGCCATCGTGGAACTGCCCGAGGGCGGCCCGGCACGGCTGTCCGTCCCGGAGCCGCCGGAGCACCGGGGCAGGCCCAACACCCCGTTGCTGCCGCTCGCGGAGCAGGACGAGGAGGACGAGCCGGAGGACGCCGCCGACAACAGCGCGGAACTCCCCGACGGCTGGGTGCTCTGGCCCGTGGGAGCGGAGCTGTCCGTCGGCGACCACCTGCTGCGGCTGACCGAACCGACCGCCAGGGACGCGGCGGTGGTGCCGTCCGAGGGCGGGGGCGGCCTGGACTACAACCGGCCGCCCCGCATCCTGCCGCACCTGGCGCCGGAGCGGTTCCGGCTGCCCGGACCGCCCGATCCCCCCGGACGCAGGCCGATTCCGCTGCTCGTGGCCCTCGCCCCGATGGTCTTCGGCGTCAGCATGATGTTCTTCCTGCAGTCGTACTTCTATCTGATCTTCATGTTCCTGTCGCCGGTGCTGATCGCCGCGAACTACGTCAGCGGACGGCGGCAGGCCCGCAAGGACTACGAGGAGAAGTCGAGCATCTACCGGCAGCGCCGGGCCTCGCTGGAGGAGGACGTCCGGCAGAAGGTCGCCACCGAACGGAGGCTGCGCGCCGAGAGCGCGCCCGACCCGGCGGTGGCCGGACTGTGGGCGGTCGGCCCCGGCCGCCGGCTGTGGGAGCGGCGCCGTGGCGACCCGGACCACCTGGCCCTGCGCCTCGGCACCGCCCCGCAGCCGTCCCTGCTCGGCATCGACGACACCGCCCGCGAGGACAACCACACCGCCGTCCACTGGACGATCCCGGACGCCCCGGTCGGCGTCGACCTCGTCGAGAGCGGCGTGGTGGGCCTGGCCGGCGCGACCGGCCCCGTGCAGGCGCTGGCCCGCTGGATGACGGCCCAGGCCGCCGTCCTGCACACGCCGCGCGACCTGCGGATCGTCGTCCTCACCGACAAGGCCGCCGAGGACTCCTGGCACTGGGCGCGCTGGCTGCCGCACTCCCGCGACGGCCTGCCCGGCATCCGCGGCGGCGCCGTCACCCTGATCGGCAACGACCCGGAGACGGTCGCCAACCGCGTGGCCGAACTGGTCTCCACCCTGCGCACCCGGCAGCGGGCCGCCGAGTCCACCATGAGCAAGGCGCTGCTCAGCGAACCGGACGTCCTGGTGGTGATGGACGGCGCCCGGCGTCTGCGCGACGTACCCGGCGTGGTCTCGATCCTGAAGGAGGGGCCGGCGGTCCGGATCTTCCCGCTCTGCCTGGACCAGGAGGAACGGCTCCTGCCGGAGGAGTGCACCGCCGTGGTCCGCCACGAGAACCACCGGCTGACCCTGCGCCGCACCGGACAGCCCGACGTCACCGACATCCGCCCGGACCTGGTCGAACCCGAGTGGTGCGAGCGCGTGGCCCGGGGCATCGCCCCGATCCGCGACGTCACCCCGGACGCCTCCGAGGGCCTGCCCGCCAGGGTCGGGCTCCTGGAACTCCTCGGTCTGCCCGAGCCGACCGCCGAGCAGGTCGCGGCCCGCTGGGAGCGGCGCCCCGCCTCCACCGGCGTCCTGCTGGGCGCCGGCTACGACGGCCCCGTAGCCTTCGACCTGGTCAAGGACGGCCCGCACGGCCTGGTGGCCGGAACCACCGGCTCCGGCAAGTCCGAACTGCTGCAGACCTTCGTGGCCACGCTCGCCGCGGTCAACCGGCCCGACGAACTCACCTTCGTCCTCGTCGACTACAAGGGCGGCAGCGCATTCAAGGACTGCGTCGACCTGCCGCACACCCTCGGCATGGTCACCGACCTCGACAGCCACCTCGTGCAGCGCGCGCTCACCTCGCTGTCCGCCGAACTGACCCGCCGCGAGCACATCCTGGCCGACGCCGGAGCCAAGGACCTCCCCGAGTACCAGGGCATGCGCCGCCGCACCCCCGAACTCCTGCCGGTGCCCCGACTGGTGATCGTCATCGACGAGTTCGCCACCCTCTACCGGGAGATCCCGGACTTCATCCCCGGCCTGGTGAGCATCGCCCAGCGCGGCCGTTCCCTCGGCATCCACCTGGTCCTGGCCACCCAGCGCCCGGCCGGTGTGGTCAGCTCCGACATCCGGGCCAACACCAACCTGCGCATCGCGCTCCGGGTCACCGACGCCTCCGAGAGCATGGACGTCATCGACACCAAGGACGCCGTCAGCATCTCCCCGGCCACCCCCGGCCGGGCCCTCGCCCGGCTCGGCCACGGCACCGTCGTACCCTTCCAGACCGCCTACGCCGGCACCCCGATGCCCGGCACACAGCCCGCCCCCGAGCCCCATGAGCGGCGGCCCGCGGAGGAGTCCCGTATCCGGGGCACCGAACTCCCCTGGCAGCGCCTCGGCCGCGCCGCAGGACTGCCCGGCACGGCGGAGACGGACGAGGGCGGAGACCCGGCGGCGGACACGGCCGACGACGACGTCCCCACCGACCTCAACGCCCTGGTGGCGGCGGTCTCCGAGGCGGCACGGCTCACCGGATGCGCCCCACAGCCCAGCCCCTGGCTCCCGGCCCTCGGCCAGAACCTTTTGATCGACGACCTGCCCCAGCCCGACGAACCGGGCGGCGCCCGCCCGGCCCCGGTCTCCTGGGGCCTGTCGGACCTGCCCGAGGCCCAGGCCCAGCTGCCGGTCCGCCTCGACTTCGTCGAGTTCGGGCACCTGTACGTCATCGGTATCCCGCGCTCCGGCCGTTCCCAGGTGCTCCGCACGATGGCGGGAGCCCTCGCCCGGGGGCACTCCAGCGCCGACGTCCACCTCTACGGCGTCGACTTCGCGGGCGGCGCCCTCA
Proteins encoded:
- a CDS encoding coiled-coil domain-containing protein, with protein sequence MVRVSYDYDLMTVLARHLWHLRDELDATSHTDKTFAAGDIGPRRETAEALEDFYGAWKKSFGEGWQAMTDLGNLLDRAGKAFYDQDASHAAGAAQQVTAQVRDEANRHNEIRKQQLNGKLRAQEATRLEARYKTQQARLKKEQDALVEKRKKIDEQTAAQQKRQERLNKEQEELAEKREPLLKEQDELQARQQQLWQEEKDLLGQREEKLQARRDELQKDYEALRKEQEPLIRQQEELQRKQQQLWEDEKALRAEQDVALEKKTTALEQEQKAYDGKQDALQAKQEALWAERETLLSGGKATQADLDAWQRRQDALDKERDGLWESEGKGLSARWDALEREQRDQEKAFAPFRERQKELDDERDALSRAQEPLSERQDGLQARQKDLWALEKSTQQEVQDALKAERDDLEADRADLQTRLDPLDQESNDLQARQKELWDDQSETDKEQTALTEEEKPAQQRQQDLQDSFGEEYDKLRDWDPDKDADVGRLRGMRGQLDDLPDEAFVPKGYTIEDGNSTTTVSYRLDENGEIKVDGNGEPVETTTTVTNKNTGLTYSETYHPLSGDGDSVTTIRSSDGSVTKVYMDSDPEGTPDGWMKRYVTDGTGRDTLQIWTKRPDGDWELTMDKEEYLNSEAGKEDPQQRLDRPPAYLTVENPLVDSGGRPSGSTAPGTTTTVQEGVTRTDYTGADGSVTRVVTNENTGTRFVADASNEVQEIWQRADDGTWYLRESVTQHERSSAEPPLGTLGENWR
- a CDS encoding FtsK/SpoIIIE domain-containing protein, with translation MKLLITTVAEGDATGRQDVLLSASGSTPVEEVAAHLARLRAGDTDGTGTSPAAPGPAPACYLGDEHLAPGTPLAATRLMDGSVVALGAPQPPPATAYGPERDAMPQPHRADHSPVVELQVVGGPDAGRVHPLDLGTHGIGPLADAAVPLDGRGMPGEGVRVTVRPDGSAIVELPEGGPARLSVPEPPEHRGRPNTPLLPLAEQDEEDEPEDAADNSAELPDGWVLWPVGAELSVGDHLLRLTEPTARDAAVVPSEGGGGLDYNRPPRILPHLAPERFRLPGPPDPPGRRPIPLLVALAPMVFGVSMMFFLQSYFYLIFMFLSPVLIAANYVSGRRQARKDYEEKSSIYRQRRASLEEDVRQKVATERRLRAESAPDPAVAGLWAVGPGRRLWERRRGDPDHLALRLGTAPQPSLLGIDDTAREDNHTAVHWTIPDAPVGVDLVESGVVGLAGATGPVQALARWMTAQAAVLHTPRDLRIVVLTDKAAEDSWHWARWLPHSRDGLPGIRGGAVTLIGNDPETVANRVAELVSTLRTRQRAAESTMSKALLSEPDVLVVMDGARRLRDVPGVVSILKEGPAVRIFPLCLDQEERLLPEECTAVVRHENHRLTLRRTGQPDVTDIRPDLVEPEWCERVARGIAPIRDVTPDASEGLPARVGLLELLGLPEPTAEQVAARWERRPASTGVLLGAGYDGPVAFDLVKDGPHGLVAGTTGSGKSELLQTFVATLAAVNRPDELTFVLVDYKGGSAFKDCVDLPHTLGMVTDLDSHLVQRALTSLSAELTRREHILADAGAKDLPEYQGMRRRTPELLPVPRLVIVIDEFATLYREIPDFIPGLVSIAQRGRSLGIHLVLATQRPAGVVSSDIRANTNLRIALRVTDASESMDVIDTKDAVSISPATPGRALARLGHGTVVPFQTAYAGTPMPGTQPAPEPHERRPAEESRIRGTELPWQRLGRAAGLPGTAETDEGGDPAADTADDDVPTDLNALVAAVSEAARLTGCAPQPSPWLPALGQNLLIDDLPQPDEPGGARPAPVSWGLSDLPEAQAQLPVRLDFVEFGHLYVIGIPRSGRSQVLRTMAGALARGHSSADVHLYGVDFAGGALTALGVLPHCGAVVPRGDIERLERLFARLDGELERRQELLTERHAGNLTELRESVGAGSRPPHIMLFIDGWDALIEAVADHNGGRLVEQLNRLLREGAAAGLHVVATSERALLSGRATALNDNKLLLRLNDKTDYHAVGKRARDVPDLVPPGRGFTSDGGTEIQVALLAPGATGQEQAEALRLIGAEATRRDAGLPADRRPARIGTLPVKVTFTDAYEKVGEEFRRPMWGLLGLGGDDVSPVGVDFADTSPTFSVVGPPGSGRSTTLAALAVSLLASGTRLVILAPRESPLRTLGKHPGVRLITATEPTVEEFTEALESGGGPRVVMVDDADLFVLPDIDQNLRTLAQSGRDHGIGIVIAATAETMTGAMGWLSALRRHRKGVLLGPQSVLEGDYVGARLAHAHLRGRKPGRGLTVDQRTGELINVQIPETVLDGDDEGDTTA
- a CDS encoding sigma-70 family RNA polymerase sigma factor translates to MRTSIPGPVATGGAPASGEAPPAGDGSIRRLYEEHHGPLLRYVSGLIRGDRQRAEDFVQETLVRAWQSTASQPPDWSPSRAWLMRVAHNLVIDWARRERPHHQVAHEHTLEHHAETVDPMSQAVQRRFLVHALSRLSHPHREVLFYVYVLGCTGTDAADALGIPPGTVKSRTHHAIRELRRRHPEHTLAAA